One genomic region from Branchiostoma lanceolatum isolate klBraLanc5 chromosome 7, klBraLanc5.hap2, whole genome shotgun sequence encodes:
- the LOC136439198 gene encoding zinc finger protein 184-like: MAVVQPPEIITREIDITALADTGATTAIVIGNDDILICGVCHRQWNDVSDYLAHRAEHPTATGVHRCELCKKTFSHIGVLLDHYKTKHRVPVILEEPQLDPNDGLVANQPIESQIKNETRFERNNVSAVLQEPTQEQKGDFNFILITETIKGATFDYGKIAFKCLYCDFKGFSKSAIVLHMQDRHQDVLNGDQNVQPKEVVNSKNAKVTSLSAYNQSSKESTKRTRKSRRRRTGGPKPNAEGQFPCVKCNKMFHRSRSLRIHLETHRTERNFLCDTCGKAFKSRTRLTVHRKVHKEKIFKCTQCDFTSTVNAAIHAHRQVHSQGSVLCDICGSAYTDKSTLNKHMRVHSRDRPYACTMQGCTWRFKSETMCKAHIRGHTTQGRFKCSVCGYVFRHKHHLQRHETKMHGVQLSKSRPHPRHEKQTITTQVVQPDLTLPPLPGHLQQVVVATDSQGNALTYEAADLSALNISYQTLISSQDTRTIFTTSAHDPQNLYGQ; the protein is encoded by the exons ATGGCAGTTGTTCAGCCACCCGAGATCATAACCAGAGAGATAG ATATCACAGCTCTGGCAGATACAGGAGCCACCACAGCAATTGTGATTGGCAATGATGACATCCTGATCTGTGGGGTTTGCCACAGGCAATGGAACGATGTCAGCGACTACTTGGCACATCGAGCAGAGC ACCCTACAGCTACTGGTGTCCATCGATGTGAGCTTTGCAAGAAAACATTCAGCCACATTGGAGTACTGCTGGACCACTACAAGACCAAGCACAGGGTGCCTGTTATACTAGAAGAACCTCAGCTGGACCCAAATGATGGGTTGGTGGCAAACCAGCCCATtgagagtcagataaagaatGAGACTCGATTTGAGAGAAACAACGTGTCAGCGGTGCTACAAGAACCCACACAGGAGCAGAAGGGTGATTTCAATTTCATCCTGATCACCGAGACTATAAAAGGAGCAACGTTTGACTATGGTAAAATAGCCTTCAAGTGCCTTTACTGTGACTTTAAAGGGTTCTCCAAGTCAGCTATCGTGCTTCATATGCAGGACAGGCATCAGGATGTGCTGAATGGAGACCAGAATGTGCAGCCTAAAGAAGTTGTCAACAGCAAAAATGCTAAAGTTACCAGCCTGTCAGCTTATAACCAGTCCAGCAAGGAGTCCACAAAGAGAACTAGGAAGTCCAGAAGGCGGAGAACGGGGGGTCCCAAGCCCAATGCAGAGGGACAGTTCCCTTGTGTGAAGTGTAACAAGATGTTTCATCGCAGTAGATCATTACGTATTCACTTAGAAACACACAGGACAGAGAGGAACTTCCTGTGTGACACTTGCGGGAAGGCCTTCAAGTCTCGCACAAGACTCACCGTACATAGGAAGGTCCATAAAGAGAAGATCTTTAAATGCACCCAGTGTGACTTCACTTCCACAGTTAATGCTGCTATCCATGCCCACAGGCAGGTACACTCCCAGGGCAGTGTACTTTGTGACATCTGTGGGAGTGCATATACAGACAAGTCCACACTCAACAAGCACATGCGCGTACATTCCCGGGATCGCCCTTACGCGTGTACAATGCAGGGCTGCACGTGGAGGTTCAAGAGTGAAACGATGTGTAAGGCTCACATACGTGGCCACACCACCCAGGGCCGCTTCAAGTGCAGCGTCTGCGGCTACGTGTTCCGACACAAGCACCACCTGCAGCGCCATGAGACCAAGATGCACGGCGTCCAGCTGTCCAAGAGCCGTCCCCACCCTCGGCACGAGAAGCAGACCATCACCACGCAGGTGGTGCAGCCTGACCTGACGTTACCCCCACTCCCAGGGCacctgcagcaggtggtggtgGCCACTGACAGCCAGGGTAATGCCCTGACATATGAAGCCGCTGACTTGTCTGCTCTAAACATCTCTTACCAAACACTCATCTCCTCACAGGACACCAGGACTATTTTCACCACTAGTGCTCATGACCCACAAAACTTGTATGGCCAGTAG